The nucleotide sequence GAACGTGGCTGCGAAAGGAGCAATTCTTCTGCCAGTCAGGCACGGCCGCGGCGCCGAGTATGCCGAAGCGATAGGGCGTTTTGTCGATCGGCCGATCTCGCAGCCACGCGCATTCTCATAACGCCATCACGATCCTTCCCGGACGATATCCAGCGCGTGGTATCCCTTCACTCTATATATGACGGCGGCAATCAACCAGCTCAGTACAAAGACGCCGATGATCAGGTAACCGAGGCTGCCAAAGTTGGAGCTCAGCGTACCGATGGCGTCCCAGAAAGTCCACTACAGTGACAGTTTCTCGCTGAGCAGGCCGAGCGCTTCGATGCCTCCGACAAGCACGGCGACGACGATCGAAACCGCTGTGATCGTAAGGTTGTAATAGAGCTTGCGAACTGGCTGAGTGAACGCCCACCCGTAGGCACCGAGCATGAGTACGCTGTCAATTGTGTCGACGAGGGACATTCCAGCGGTAAACAATGCTCGAAAAACGAGGATCGACCAGATGGGCATGCCAGTGGATGCTTCAGCCGCGGAGATTCCCAGAAGTCCGATCTCCGTAGCAGTATCAAATCCACGTCCGAACAGAAATCCCAGCGGATACATGTGCCAGCTACGGCTGATGACGGCGAAGACGGGGCGGAACAATCTGCCAAGCAGCCTTCCGCCTCCGGTCATCTGGTCGAGATCATCGCCGGTATAAGAACCCCCTGCCCGCACCCGGCGGAAGGCGCGGTAGACGTCGGCGAAGATGAAGAGTTTCATCACCGCGATCACGAGCAGAAAAGTGGCTGAGATGATCGTTCCGATGGTCCCGCCCAAGGGACGGTATGCAGCCAGCGGTCCGTTCAGCGCGGTCGCGGCGACAGCGATGGCTACCGATGCGATCACAACCACGGTGGAGTGACCGAGCGAAAACCAGAGTCCGACGGCGACGGGCCGCTGACCGCTTTGCATCAGCTTTCGGGTCACGTTGTCGATGGCCGCGGTGTGATCTGCGTCCAGCGCGTGTCGCAACCCGAGTCCGTACGCAAGGAGTGCGGTACCCGGCAATAGCGGAAATTCACGGAACGCGATAAGCGCCCACGCCCATGCTCCGAGGTTCGCGATAACCAGCAGCGCGAAGATGACAATGACCCGTCCCATCGTACTGTCGCCCACCGTATCCGAGGGCTTCAGTTCAGCGCCGCGAAACGCTAGCTTCGCATAAGGAAGATGTGAGACCGCGATGCTCCAGGGCGTGGTTCAGGCGCGCGAATATGGGCCATTGCGACGGCGGGGAGGTTTAAGTGAGGATGAGGATGCGATGCGCGAACTCGAGGGCTACCAATTCAGCTAGGCGCGGGTACACGGGCATTGCATTCGACAGAGGATGAGAGGCGATGAAATTTGTCGATGAATTCCGCGATGCACATCTGATCCGGCAGGCCGCAGGGGAGATTCGCCGACTGGCGGACCCAGCGCGGCACTATCGGTTGATGGAGGTGTGCGGCGGTCACACGCACGCCATCTATCGCTTTGCGTTGAAGGACGTGTTGCCGGACAACATCGAGCTGGTCCATGGGCCCGGCTGCCCCGTGTGCGTGCTCCCCATGGGCAGGGTCGACGATGGCTTGTCGATTGCCAGCGACCCGAAAGTGATCCTCGCGACATTTGGCGACATGATGCGCGTGCCGGGCCGGAACGGAACGCCACTCGAGCACAAGGCGCGCGGCGCAGACATCCGGATGGTTTACTCGCCGCTTGACGCGCTCAAGCTCGCTGAAAAAAATCCCGATCGCGAAGTGGTGTTTTTCGCTATCGGGTTCGAGACGACCGCACCATCCACGGCGCTCACTCTGATGCGCGCCCGCGCACTCGGTATCAGAAATTTCTCGGTCTTCTGCAACCACGTTACGATCATTCCGGCGATCCGGGCAATTCTCGATTCGCCGGACATGCGGATCGAGGCATTCATCGGGCCGGGACACGTGTCAACAGTCATCGGCTGCCGGCCGTACGAATTCATCTGCCGGGACTATAAGCGTCCACTGGTTACGTCCGGCTTCGAGCCGCTGGACGTTCTGCAGTCGATCGTGATGATTCTTCGCCAGCTCGAGGCGGGAACAGCGTTTGTCGAGAACCAGTACGCCCGCGTGGTTCCGTGGGAAGGCAATCTGCCGGCACTGCGCGCGATGGCCGAAGTGTTCGAGTTGCGGCCCTATTTCGAGTGGCGAGGGCTCGGATTCATTTCGCAGTCGGCGCTCAAACTGCGCGACAGTTACGCCGCTTGGGACGCAGAAAGCCGGTTTCATATTCCGGGTATTCGCGTAACGGATCCCAAGGCCGCGCAGTGTGGCGAGGTTCTGAAGGGTGTGCTCAAGCCGCATCAATGCAAACTGTTCGGCCGCGAGTGCACGCCGGAGAAGCCGGTAGGCGCGTTGATGGTGTCTTCTGAAGGAGCATGCGCGGCGTATTACAACTACGCGCTCCGCACGACGGCCGCGGCAGCGGTATAGCACGATCGAGGACGACACCTCCGCGCCCCGCGGCATGCCCGACTACAAGGCTCAGATCCGCTTTTCTGATTCGCAGATCGAGATGGCGCACGGTGCCGGCGGCAAGGCAAGCCGCCGCCTGATAGAAGGGCTGATCGCGCCAGCGCTTGGCGGTCCACTGCTCGAAGCACTCGGCGACGCCGCACTCGTTGAGATTGCCGGCGCCCGGCTAGCCTTCACGGCGGACAGCTTCGTCGTCAAGCCACTTCGCTTTCCCGGTGGATCCATCGGTGATCTTGCCGTAAACGGGACAGTCAACGATCTCGCGGTGTCGGGAGCGAAGCCGGCGGCGTTACTGGTGACGCTGATCCTCGAGGCGGGGTTGTCATCTGAAGTACTCGAGGTGGAGTTGCGGGCTATCGCCGCGGCGGCCCGACACGCGGGCGTCGTAGTGGTAGGGGGCGATACGAAGGTTGTCGAGCACGGAATGGCGGACGGCATGTACATAACAACCGCCGGCATCGGGGCCGTCGATCCGAGGGCGACTTGCTCACCGAAGCTGGTGAAGCCCGGTGACAGAATTCTCCTCTCGGGGCCTATCGGCGATCACGGGATCACCATCCTGCTTGCGCGCGGTGAAATTGATCTGGAGACGGACCTTCGCTCCGACACCCGGCCCGTGTACCCGATGATAGAGGCACTTATCGGGCGTGTTGGCTCCGGCGTCAAGTGGATGCGTGATCCGACACGGGGAGGGGTCGCCAGCTCGCTCAATGAACTGGCCGCTGATGCGCGCGTCGCAATTGCGCTGTTCGAAGAAACAGTTCCGGTACGCGAGCAGGTTCGCGGCGCGTGCGAGATACTCGGCCTCGAGCCGATGCACATCGCCAACGAAGGTCAGTTCCTTGCGGTCGTTGCCCCTGAATGCGCCGAGGAAGCCCTCGATGCGGTGCGATCGGTCGCGGGAGGGGAGGAAGCCGTATTTATCGGGGAGGTACGCGAGGCCCCTGCGCGGACAGTCCTTTCAATTTCCGCCTACGGTGGAACGCGCGTTGTAGACATGCTCGTCGGGGATCCGCTTCCGAGGATCTGTTGACGCTCCGCGGCACTCGCGCCACGCGAGGCCGATGAT is from Gemmatimonadaceae bacterium and encodes:
- a CDS encoding HoxN/HupN/NixA family nickel/cobalt transporter, giving the protein MGRVIVIFALLVIANLGAWAWALIAFREFPLLPGTALLAYGLGLRHALDADHTAAIDNVTRKLMQSGQRPVAVGLWFSLGHSTVVVIASVAIAVAATALNGPLAAYRPLGGTIGTIISATFLLVIAVMKLFIFADVYRAFRRVRAGGSYTGDDLDQMTGGGRLLGRLFRPVFAVISRSWHMYPLGFLFGRGFDTATEIGLLGISAAEASTGMPIWSILVFRALFTAGMSLVDTIDSVLMLGAYGWAFTQPVRKLYYNLTITAVSIVVAVLVGGIEALGLLSEKLSL
- the hypD gene encoding hydrogenase formation protein HypD; translated protein: MKFVDEFRDAHLIRQAAGEIRRLADPARHYRLMEVCGGHTHAIYRFALKDVLPDNIELVHGPGCPVCVLPMGRVDDGLSIASDPKVILATFGDMMRVPGRNGTPLEHKARGADIRMVYSPLDALKLAEKNPDREVVFFAIGFETTAPSTALTLMRARALGIRNFSVFCNHVTIIPAIRAILDSPDMRIEAFIGPGHVSTVIGCRPYEFICRDYKRPLVTSGFEPLDVLQSIVMILRQLEAGTAFVENQYARVVPWEGNLPALRAMAEVFELRPYFEWRGLGFISQSALKLRDSYAAWDAESRFHIPGIRVTDPKAAQCGEVLKGVLKPHQCKLFGRECTPEKPVGALMVSSEGACAAYYNYALRTTAAAAV
- the hypE gene encoding hydrogenase expression/formation protein HypE is translated as MPDYKAQIRFSDSQIEMAHGAGGKASRRLIEGLIAPALGGPLLEALGDAALVEIAGARLAFTADSFVVKPLRFPGGSIGDLAVNGTVNDLAVSGAKPAALLVTLILEAGLSSEVLEVELRAIAAAARHAGVVVVGGDTKVVEHGMADGMYITTAGIGAVDPRATCSPKLVKPGDRILLSGPIGDHGITILLARGEIDLETDLRSDTRPVYPMIEALIGRVGSGVKWMRDPTRGGVASSLNELAADARVAIALFEETVPVREQVRGACEILGLEPMHIANEGQFLAVVAPECAEEALDAVRSVAGGEEAVFIGEVREAPARTVLSISAYGGTRVVDMLVGDPLPRIC